A single window of Chitinophagales bacterium DNA harbors:
- a CDS encoding Hsp20/alpha crystallin family protein, whose translation MRIKRFMPVTANAQYSPTINRFFDDFFKGEFPTTNGVNGHTGVNVSESDADFLIEVALPGLEKGDFDVNVEKDLLTISAEKKTENTEEGNKNGRKYTRKEFGFTSFKRSFYLPENVNSDNIAASYNNGILSLSLPKLVKEEVKPKTIEIS comes from the coding sequence ATGAGAATTAAAAGATTCATGCCCGTAACAGCAAATGCACAGTACAGTCCTACAATCAACAGATTTTTTGACGATTTCTTTAAAGGAGAATTTCCTACAACAAATGGAGTGAACGGACATACAGGTGTAAACGTTTCTGAAAGTGATGCCGATTTCTTGATTGAAGTAGCACTTCCAGGATTAGAAAAAGGCGACTTCGATGTGAATGTAGAAAAGGATTTATTGACCATTTCTGCTGAGAAAAAAACGGAAAACACAGAAGAAGGCAACAAAAACGGCAGAAAATATACCCGCAAAGAGTTTGGTTTCACCAGCTTCAAACGCTCTTTCTACCTCCCCGAAAATGTGAACAGTGACAACATTGCCGCTTCTTACAACAATGGTATCCTTTCTTTGAGTTTGCCAAAATTGGTGAAAGAAGAAGTAAAACCGAAAACGATTGAAATTTCGTAA
- a CDS encoding iron-containing redox enzyme family protein produces the protein MTKYFKNLEDSLRGGINQILEHPFLQRIADASLTKSQLQYFAKQYSIYCYYFPRFLAATAANIPYDEARMPIIENLWEEHGEGKMSKSHRTLYNSFAASLGVSADELKQAQPLASTQACVTTLFDLCLNGSFIESLGALGPGTEFFTSEEYSIIANGLAKYDFLTDEDIEFWTVHISLDETHYSEMVDILVPYADSKENRDLIREGAEAAIELELSFWDGLEQYLD, from the coding sequence ATGACCAAATATTTCAAAAATTTAGAAGATTCGCTAAGAGGGGGAATCAATCAAATCCTAGAACACCCTTTTTTGCAGCGCATTGCAGATGCCTCGTTAACCAAGTCTCAACTGCAATATTTCGCCAAACAATACAGCATTTACTGCTACTATTTTCCTCGCTTTTTAGCGGCAACAGCTGCCAATATTCCCTACGATGAAGCCCGAATGCCGATTATCGAAAACCTGTGGGAAGAACATGGTGAAGGCAAAATGTCGAAATCGCACCGAACGCTTTACAACAGCTTTGCAGCATCGCTTGGGGTGAGTGCAGACGAATTGAAGCAAGCGCAACCTTTGGCTTCAACACAGGCTTGTGTCACCACCTTATTTGATCTTTGCCTCAATGGAAGTTTTATCGAAAGTTTGGGTGCTTTAGGGCCTGGAACAGAGTTTTTTACCTCCGAAGAATACAGCATCATCGCAAACGGCTTGGCGAAATACGATTTTTTGACGGACGAAGACATTGAGTTTTGGACGGTGCATATCAGCCTCGACGAAACACACTATTCCGAAATGGTGGACATTCTGGTGCCGTATGCGGATAGCAAAGAAAACCGAGATTTGATTCGAGAAGGGGCGGAGGCTGCAATAGAATTGGAGTTGTCGTTTTGGGATGGATTGGAGCAGTATTTGGATTAG